The Brevibacillus brevis genome contains a region encoding:
- a CDS encoding tail protein X: MAGTYTTNAGDMWDWIAYKTMGSEYFMPQLIEANLKHRETVVFSSGIVLVVPDNDDGMAQDTSNLPPWKRE, encoded by the coding sequence ATGGCTGGAACATATACAACGAATGCAGGTGACATGTGGGACTGGATCGCGTATAAAACGATGGGCAGCGAGTACTTCATGCCACAGTTAATTGAAGCCAATCTAAAGCATCGAGAGACGGTAGTCTTTTCATCCGGAATCGTCCTGGTTGTTCCAGACAATGACGATGGCATGGCGCAGGACACATCAAATCTGCCTCCTTGGAAGAGGGAGTGA